In Camelina sativa cultivar DH55 chromosome 16, Cs, whole genome shotgun sequence, a single window of DNA contains:
- the LOC104751055 gene encoding patellin-1-like, producing MAQEEVQKSADVAVPVTEKPMTDKEVNTIPTPVAEKKDAPPASDEKAVPEKEESPVVEAEKSVPVKEEETAVVAEKVIVLTAEEVQKKALEEFKELVREALNKREFTAPPTPVKEEKPEENKPEEETKTEEKTEEKKEETSTEVKVEEEKPVVPAAVPAETKTEEKATTETTEKASGADEDGTKTVEAIEESIVSVSPPESAAAPVVEETVAAVTEAEPVEPEEVSIWGVPLLQDERSDVILTKFLRARDFKVKEALTMLKNTVQWRKENKIDELVELGGEEEASEFEKMVFAHGVDKEGHAVIYSSYGEFQNKELFSDKEKLNKFLNWRIQLQEKCVRAIDFSNPEAKSSFVFVSDFRNAPGLGKRALWQFIRRAVKQFEDNYPEFAARELFINVPWWYIPYYKTFGSIITSPRTRSKMVLAGPSKSADTIFKYIAPEQVPVKYGGLSKEVPATTVETVTEAIVKPAGNYTIELPASEACTLSWELRVLGADVSYGAQFEPTIEGSYAVIVSKTRKIGSTDEPVITDSFKMGEPGKIVITIDNQTSKKKKVLYRFKTQPKV from the exons ATGGCTCAAGAAGAGGTACAGAAATCAGCTGATGTGGCCGTTCCGGTGACGGAGAAACCTATGACTGATAAGGAGGTTAATACTATTCCTACCCCTGTGGCAGAGAAGAAGGATGCACCTCCTGCCTCGGATGAGAAGGCGGTTCCGGAGAAGGAGGAGTCTCCGGTAGTGGAAGCGGAGAAATCTGTTCcagtgaaggaagaagagacgGCTGTTGTAGCTGAGAAGGTGATTGTTCTAACGGCTGAGGAAGTTCAGAAGAAGGCACTTGAAGAGTTCAAGGAGCTTGTCAGGGAGGCTTTGAACAAACGAGAGTTCACTGCTCCCCCGACGCCGGTGAAGGAAGAGAAACCTGAAGAGAATAAACCAGAGGAGGAAActaaaacagaggagaaaacagaggaaaagaaagaagagacctCGACTGAGGTgaaggttgaagaagagaaacctGTGGTTCCAGCGGCGGTTCCGGCAGAGACAAAAACTGAAGAGAAAGCAACAACTGAAACAACCGAGAAAGCCTCTGGTGCTGACGAAGATGGAACAAAGACCGTTGAAGCCATCGAAGAATCGATCGTCTCTGTTTCACCACCTGAATCAGCCGCCGCACCGGTCGTGGAAGAGACCGTGGCCGCCGTCACCGAGGCTGAGCCAGTTGAGCCAGAAGAAGTCTCGATCTGGGGAGTCCCACTTCTCCAAGACGAGAGATCCGACGTGATCCTCACGAAATTCCTCCGTGCAAGAGACTTCAAGGTCAAAGAAGCTTTAACCATGCTCAAAAACACAGTCCAGTGGcgtaaagaaaacaagatcgACGAGCTCGTCGAAttaggaggagaagaagaagcgagcGAGTTCGAGAAGATGGTGTTCGCTCACGGTGTTGACAAAGAAGGACACGCCGTGATCTACAGCTCCTATGGTGAGTTCCAGAACAAAGAGCTATTCTCCGACAAAGAGAAGCTTAACAAGTTCCTCAACTGGAGGATTCAGCTACAAGAGAAGTGTGTGAGAGCTATTGACTTCAGCAACCCTGAAGCTAAATCTTCGTTCGTGTTCGTCAGTGACTTCAGGAACGCTCCAGGACTTGGCAAGCGAGCGTTGTGGCAATTCATCAGACGCGCTGTTAAACAATTTGAAGACAATTATCCTGAATTCGCCGCTAGAGAG ctATTCATCAATGTCCCATGGTGGTACATTCCATACTACAAAACATTCGGATCTATCATCACATCGCCAAGGACTAGGAGCAAGATGGTCCTTGCTGGTCCATCCAAATCTGCCGATACAATTTTCAA ATACATAGCTCCTGAACAAGTCCCGGTTAAATATGGCGGACTTAGCAAAGAGGTTCCTGCAACCACTGTAGAAACCGTAACCGAGGCAATAGTTAAACCGGCAGGAAACTACACCATTGAATTGCCTGCTTCTGAG GCATGTACGCTCTCGTGGGAGCTTAGGGTTTTGGGTGCAGACGTGAGCTACGGAGCTCAGTTTGAGCCAACCATCGAAGGAAGCTATGCTGTGATCGTCTCTAAAACCCGGAAGATTGGGTCAACTGACGAACCGGTGATAACCGATTCTTTTAAGATGGGTGAACCGGGTAAGATTGTGATCACAATCGATAACCAGAcctccaagaagaagaaagtgctTTACAGGTTCAAAACTCAACCAAAGGTCTGA
- the LOC104751056 gene encoding patellin-3, with protein MSQQRYKPKTQFGPNLGTNHRTEQRRQSKKNMAEEPITTTTTLVTPEKQPSSEASDSTHEVLPKETEAPKSVTETDLPETAEATTKPEEHHPPTVTETETASTEKKELGEASKKEVAEEKKSMIPLNLGSFKEESSKLSDLSESEKKSLDELKRLVRDALDNHQFGSTPKPEDAANTTTTPEEVKIWGIPLLEDDRSDVVLLKFLRARDFKVKDSLAMLKNTIKWRREFKIDELVEEDLVDDLDKVVFMHGHDREGHPVCYNVYGEFQNKELYNKTFSDEEKRKHFLRTRIQFLERSIRKLDFSSGGVSTIFQVNDMKNSPGLGKKELRSATKQAVELLQDNYPEFVFKQAFINVPWWYLVFYTVIGPFMTPRSKSKLVFSGPSRSAETLFKYISPEQVPVQYGGLSVDPCDCNPDFSLEDAASEITVKPGTKQTVEIIIYEKCELVWEIRVIGWEVSYKAEFVPEEKDAYTVVIQKPRKMRPSDEPVLTHSFKVNELGKVLLTVDNPTSKKKKLVYRFNVKPL; from the exons ATGTCTCAACAACGCTATAAACCCAAAACTCAATTTGGCCCAAATTTAGGAACGAAtcacagaacagaacaaagacggcaaagtaaaaaaaacatggcGGAGGAACCtattaccaccaccaccactctcGTTACACCGGAAAAGCAACCATCATCAGAAGCATCTGACTCTACTCACGaagtcctaccaaaagaaaCCGAAGCTCCGAAGAGTGTGACTGAGACTGATCTACCGGAGACGGCGGAAGCCACCACCAAGCCGGAAGAGCATCATCCGCCGACGGTGACAGAAACAGAAACTGCGTCGACGGAGAAAAAAGAGCTCGGAGAAGCATCGAAGAAGGAAGTagctgaagaaaaaaagagcatGATTCCACTGAATCTTGGTTCATTCAAAGAAGAAAGCAGCAAACTTTCCGATCTATCGGAATCCGAGAAGAAGTCACTCGACGAACTGAAACGTCTCGTGCGAGATGCTTTAGACAATCACCAATTCGGCTCAACCCCTAAACCCGAAGACGCCGCTAACACCACCACCACGCCAGAAGAAGTCAAGATTTGGGGAATCCCGTTGCTGGAAGACGATAGAAGCGACGTCGTTCTGCTGAAGTTCCTAAGAGCTAGGGATTTCAAAGTGAAAGACTCGTTGGCTATGCTCAAGAACACGATTAAGTGGAGGAGAGAGTTCAAGATCGACGAACTTGTTGAGGAAGATCTCGTGGATGATCTTGACAAGGTTGTGTTTATGCATGGACATGACCGAGAAGGTCACCCTGTGTGTTATAATGTCTATGGTGAGTTTCAGAATAAGGAGCTTTACAACAAGACGTTTTCTGATGAGGAGAAGAGGAAACATTTCTTGAGGACTAGGATTCAGTTCTTGGAGAGGAGTATTAGGAAGCTTGATTTTAGCTCTGGTGGGGTTTCTACTATTTTTCAGGTTAATGATATGAAGAACTCACCTGGATTAGGGAAGAAAGAGCTTAGATCGGCTACTAAGCAAGCTGTTGAGTTGCTTCAAGACAATTACCCTGAGTTTGTCTTCAAACAG GCTTTTATCAATGTTCCTTGGTGGTACCTTGTGTTTTACACTGTGATTGGTCCGTTCATGACACCACGATCAAAGAGCAAGCTAGTGTTTTCTGGTCCTTCACGTTCTGCTGAAACCCTTTTCAA ATATATTTCACCCGAGCAAGTTCCAGTACAGTACGGAGGATTGAGTGTAGATCCTTGCGACTGTAATCCAGACTTTTCTTTGGAAGATGCAGCTTCAGAGATCACTGTTAAGCCCGGAACAAAACAAACTGTGGAGATCATAATCTACGAG AAATGTGAACTTGTGTGGGAGATAAGGGTAATTGGATGGGAAGTAAGCTACAAGGCAGAGTTTGTGCCAGAAGAGAAAGATGCTTACACGGTGGTTATACAAAAACCTAGGAAGATGAGACCATCCGATGAACCGGTGTTAACCCATAGCTTCAAAGTGAACGAGCTTGGTAAGGTTTTACTCACAGTAGACAACCCAACCtctaaaaagaagaagctcgTTTACAGGTTCAATGTCAAACCTCTCTAA